CCCCGTGCTGCTCTCTGCTGAGTGGACGGTTCGCCGCCTGCCAGTTCTTGTGAGCCGCCGCGCAATCTCGATAATCTGACCCGCGCCCCGCCGGTCGCGCTCGTCTGCGGTCAGTGGTCGCTCTCCTTGACCTTTTCCCCCCCTTTGGCATTATGAGGGCCACCCTGCGGAGTTTCTTCTTCGGGAGCGCTGCCTGTTTTGAGTACACCTGTGTCTATAAAACCATCCCCTTCTTCCGACCCCCAGTTCGATTCCCGACTTGCTCCGCACGTCCTGGTCGGGGAAGAATTAGCGCAGGTTGAACAGCGCTTGGCTACACTCCTGGATTCTCGGGAACCCCTACTGAGCGAGATCGGGCATTACTTGATTGACGCGGGCGGAAAGCGAGCGCGACCGGGGGTGGCCCTGCTGGTTTTTCGTGCCTGCGGAGGGAAAGATCCGCACGACATCGTCGATATCGCCACTGCTCTAGAACTCATTCACTCGGCCTCGCTGCTCCACGATGACATCATCGACGGGGGAGGGGTGCGCCGGGGCAAGGCGTCTGCGCTGGAGCGTTTCGGCCTGTCGGATACCCTGGTGGCCGGAGATTTTTTGTTTGGACGGGCGTTTGCCCTGTGCGGACGTTTTGAGGAACGGGTCATTGCCTGGGCGACCGAGGCGTGTATCAGCCTGACTGAGGGTGAGGTCATGCAGGGCCGGTTTCGCCGTAACCCGGCGGTGACGGCTGAGGATTACCTGGAGATCATCTCGCGCAAGACCGCCTCCCTGTTTTCCCAGGGTGCCCGGCTGGGCGCCTATCTGGCCGGAGCCCCGACCGATGTGGTCGAGCGTCTGGCCTCGTGCGGCTACTGTGTCGGGATGGCGTTTCAGATTGTGGATGACCTGCTTGATGTTGAGGGGGACGGAGAGCTGACCGGGAAGCCGGTCGGTGTCGATCTCAAAGAGGGCAACCCGTCCTTGCCCGTGGTGCTGGCCCTCGAAGCCAACGCCGAGGTCAAACGGGTTTTTCAAAACGCCCAGGCTACGCATCAGGAGGTCGCCGCCGCCCTCCAGCAGATTCGGCTGTCCGGGGTATTGACCGAGGTCAAACTCCGGGCGCGGACCTACGGTCAGCAGGCGCTGGCATCGTTGGCCGACCTGCAGTCCTCGGCCTATGTGGACAGCCTGCGGTGTTTCATTCGTCGGCTGGTTGATCGGACCGCCTAGGGGCGAGCGAGACCATGACTGCCGATGCCGCTCGTACCCAGCTTCGTTCCATCGCCGATTCCCTGCAGCACTACGTCGAGGTCCTCAAAGAGGGCGGGCTCAACGGCCTGCCGCGCACGCCGATGTCCAGTCCCCACGCGCCGCCTGCGGCCCGTATCCAGCCTGCGGCTCTGGCCGCGGACAGGCCTTCCGCGCCACACCCGCCGGCCGATATCGACGGGCAGACGCTCGACAGTCTTGCCGCGCTGCGAGACGCGATAGGTGACTGCCGACGCTGCAAGCTGTGTGAGCACCGGACCCAGATCGTTTTCGGTGTCGGTGACCCGCACGCCGAACTCGTCTTTGTCGGTGAGGGACCGGGCGCCGACGAGGATCTCAGAGGCGAGCCGTTTGTCGGCCGGGCCGGGCAGCTGCTGACCGAGATTATCACCAAGGGCATGAAGATGCGCCGTGAGGAGGTCTATATCGCCAATGTGGTCAAATGCCGGCCGCCTCACAACCGGAACCCCGAGGCGGATGAAATTGCCGCCTGCGAGCCGTTTTTGCGCAAGCAGATCGCGCTGATTCAGCCGCGTATCATTGTCGCCCTGGGAGCGTTCGCCGCTCAGACCTTGCTCCAGACCAAAACCCCGATTTCACGACTGCGCGGAGTGTGGCACACTTACCAGGACACCAAACTCATGCCCACCCTGCATCCGGCCTATCTGCTGCGTAATCCCCGGGATAAGCGTCTGGCGTGGCAGGATATCAAGGCCGTGCTGCGGGAGATGGGACGACTCTGAAAAGGCAAAAGTCGCGTGACGCGAGGCAACAGGATACGGACTTTTGGGAAGGACCGCTAAACGATGTCCAAGCACACTGCTGGATCGTTGTGTCTCGTCCTGTGCGGTGTCCTGCTGATGAGCTGGGGGAAGGCGGAGACGCGCACGGCCCGAGCCGCCGCTCAAGAGACTGCCGGGCAGGCCCAGGGCGTACCGCTGGCCGGCCTGCGTTCGAGCCATATCAGTCTGATCGTCGTCGATGCCACCATCAATCCGGCAGTGGCGGATTTCATCCGGGAGAGCATTGAGCAGGCCGCGCAGCAGGGGGCGCTGGCGCTGATCGTGCAGCTCGATACGCCCGGCGGCCTGCTGTCGTCAACCAAGACGATCGTCAAGGATCTGCTGGACGCCCCACTGCCGGTGATCGTGTATGTGGCTCCCGGCGGGTCGGGCGCGATCTCGGCCGGGGTATTTATCACCATGGCCGGGACAATCGCGGCCATGGCGCCCGGCACGACGATCGGGGCGGCCCATCCGGTCGCCGGGGGCGGGCAGGATATTGAGGGCGACATGCGGGAGAAGGTCGAAAACTTCACCGCCTCGTTCAGCGAGTCGATCGCCCGGCGGCGGGGCCGGAATATCGAATGGGCGGAGCAGGCAGTGCGCGAGAGTGTGGCCATTACCGAGACCGAAGCGCTGGAAAAACAGGTCGTCGACCTGGTGGCCAGCGATGTGCAGGATCTGTTGCGTCAGGTCTCGGGCCGGACGGTCGAGGTCGGCAGTACCGAACAGACGCTGAATTTCGCCGCCGCCCAAGGGCCCGGCGGTTCCTTTTACGTCGTCCGCCAGGAAATGCGTCTCAAGCACAAGGTCCTGAACATTCTGGCCCATCCCCAGATCGCGTATCTGCTGATGATGGCCGGCATCCTGGGCCTGTATCTGGAGTTTTCCAACCCCGGCCTGCTGTTTCCAGGTCTGGTCGGGGCGCTGTGTTTGATCCTGGCCCTGACCGCATTTCAGGTCTTACCGATCAACTACACCGGCCTGGTGCTGATCTTTCTCGGTCTGGCCCTGTTGATAACCGAGCTGTTCCTGCCCAGCTTCGGCATCCTGGGGGTAGGCGGCCTCGTCGCTTTTGTGATGGGTTCGTTGTTTCTGTTTGACTCCCCCGACGCCGAGTTGGCGCCGGACCGGGGGGTGATTTTTGGTGCAGCCCTCGGTGTCGGGCTGTTCATACTGATTGCCGGCAGCCTGTCGATGCAAGCCTACCGTCGGCGTCCGGTCACCGGAACGGAGGGGCTGATTGGTGAGCTTGGCGAGGTGCGGGAACGTCTCGCGCCGCGCGGCAAGGTGTGGCTACACGGCGAGTACTGGAATGCGGAGAGCGACGAGGACGACATTGAGGCGGGCCAGGCGGTCCGCGTTGTCGATGTCGCCCATATGGTCCTGAAGGTGCACAGAGCCACCTGGGGCTAAGAGCCACCTGGGGCTAAAGGAGACAAGGCTATGTTTGGTTTTGGATCAATGGCGACGTTCTTTCTGATCGCGCTGGTCATTCTGATCAGCGGGATCAAGATCTTGTCCGAGTATGAGCGGGGGGTGATCTTTCGTCTGGGCCGTCTGGTGCCCTACCGGGGACCGGGCATCATCTACGTGATTCCCTTTATCGAACGCATGGTCCGGGTTGATATGCGAACGCTGACCCTCGATGTCCCGTCCCAAGACGTCATTACCCGCGACAACGTGTCGGTCAAGGTCAACGCGGTGCTGTATTTCCGGGTGCTCGACCCCAGCAAAGCCCTGGTCGAAATCGAGAACTATTTGTTTGCCACCTCACAGCTGGCCCAGACCACGCTGCGCAGTGTGTGCGGGCAGGCTGAGCTGGACGAACTGCTGTCCGAGCGGGATAAGATCAATACCGATTTGCAGGAAATCGTGGATACCCAAACCGATCCGTGGGGTATCAAGGTATCGCTGGTCGAGGTCAAACACATTGACCTGCCCCAGGAGATGCAGCGGGCCATAGCTCGCCAGGCCGAGGCCGAGCGCGAACGCCGGGCCAAGGTCATTAACGCCGAAGGCGAATTCCAGGCTGCCCAGCGACTTGCCGACGCGTCTGGAATTATTGAGGAGCATCCCATCGCGCTCCAACTCCGCTATCTCCAGACCTTATCCGAGGTGGCGAGCGAGAATAATTCGACCACTCTGTTCCCGGTGCCGATCGACCTCCTCCAGCCCTTCCTGAGTCGGACCGGCAGCGGACAGGACCAGACCGCATAGCGCAGCTGAGCGCCAGGCAGCGAATGACAGCGGTATGCGGCTGTCCGATTTTGACTACCAGCTGCCCCCCGAGCTGATTGCCCAAGAACCTGTCCGGGAGCGCAGCAGCTCCCGGCTGCTCGTGCTCGACCGCCGTCAGACGGGGCTCGCCCACCACCGTTTTGCCGACCTGCCGTCCGTGCTGCCGCCCCGCAGCCTGCTGGTGCTGAATGACACCCGGGTGGTGCCGGCCCGCCTGCTGGGCCACAAAGAGACCGGCGGACAGCTTGAGGTTCTGCTCGTGCGTCGTGAGCCGGGCCAGGCCGAGGTGTGGGACGTGTTGTGCCGGGGCGGACAGCACGTCCGAGCCGGGGCGCGGGTCGTTTTTTCGGACGAGCTACGGGCCGAGTGGAAGACCGCGCCCCAGGCCGGACGGGGGAAGCTGGAGTTTTTCTCCGGGGCGGATCTCCGCCAACTGCTTGAGCGTCACGGCCGGCTGCCGCTACCGCCCTATATCAAACGCCCTGCGGGCGAGCGGTCGGCAGACCGCCAACAGTATCAGACCGTGTACGCGCGCACGCCCGGAGCGCTGGCCGCCCCTACCGCCGGACTGCACTTCACCCAGGCGCTGCTCGACCGTCTGGTCGAACACGGTGTCGAAACCGCCTTCCTGACTCTGCACGTCGGCCTCGGCACCTTTCAGCCGGTTCGGGTTGAACGGGTGGAGGAGCACGCCATGGAGCAGGAGGAATTCTCCATCAGTGATGCGACCGCCCGACGCATCAATCGGGCCAAGACCCAGGGCCGAAGCGTCGTGGCGGTCGGCACGACCACCACCCGAGCCCTGGAATCGGCCTGCGACCCGGCCGGTCAGGTCCAGGCCGGCAGGCGGCAGACCGGGCTGTTTATCTATCCGGGTTTTCGCTTCCGGGTGATTGACGGCTTGATTACCAATTTTCATCTGCCCCGCTCGACCCTGCTGATGCTGGTATCCGCCTTTGCCGGCAGGGAGTGGGTCCTACGCGCCTACGCCGAGGCCGTGGCCCAGGGCTACCGGTTTTACAGCTACGGGGACGGCATGCTGATTGTGTAGGGGACTATTGGCGTTCCCAGTCGGGTGAGTTGCACGCCTGCCCAAAAACGCATACAACGGCCCGGCAAGACTAGCGCGACATGTTTCGTTTCAGTGTGACCCACACCGATTCCCACACCCGGGCACGCCTGGGCTGTATGATGACGGCTCACGGTCGGGTGCAAACCCCCGCCTTTATGCCGGTGGCGACCCAGGCAACGGTCAAGGCCATGACCCCGCGCGAACTGCGCGAAATTGGAGCCGAAATCATCCTGGCCAACGCCTACCATCTCTATCTGCGGCCGGGGCTTGAGCGGATTGAGCAGGCCGGCGGGCTGCACCGTTTCATGGCCTGGGACGGCCCGATTCTGACCGATAGCGGCGGATTTCAGGTCTTCAGCCTGAAAAGCCTGTGTCGGCTGAGCGAACAGGGGGTGGAGTTCCGCTCTCATTTGGACGGCTCTGCACACCTGCTGACCCCGGAATCGGTCATCCGTGCCCAGGAACGCCTGGGGGTTGATATCGCCATGGTCTTGGACGAATGTCCACCGGCCCAGGTCAGCTTTGCGGAGGCCGAACGCGCCCAGGCCCTGACCCTGCGCTGGGCCGAGCGCGCCCAGGCGGCCAGAACCCGGGACGATCAGGCCGTGTTTGGGATTGTCCAGGGCGGTGTGTTCCCCGAGCTGCGCGAACACAGCGCCCGGGCCCTGGTGGAGCTGGGGTTTTGCGGTTATGCGATCGGCGGCCTCAGCGTTGGAGAAGATCCGGCGGTCACCCACGCCATTGCTGCGCATACCGTGCGCTTCCTGCCCGCCGCCCGGCCGCGTTACATCATGGGCGTTGGCACGCCAGCCCAGCTCGTCCGCTATGTGGCGCTTGGCTGCGACATGTTCGACTGTGTCATGCCGACCCGCAATGCGCGCAACGGCAGTCTGTTTACCCGGACCGGGAGGCTGAATATCCGGCGCGCCGAGTTCGCGTCCGATCCGCGGCCGGTTGAGGAGGGCTGTGGGTGTTATACCTGTCAGCACTTTTCGCGGGCGTATCTGCGCCATCTGGCCGTTGCCGGTGAGATCCTGTCGGCCCGCCT
This portion of the Desulfurellaceae bacterium genome encodes:
- a CDS encoding polyprenyl synthetase family protein, coding for MSIKPSPSSDPQFDSRLAPHVLVGEELAQVEQRLATLLDSREPLLSEIGHYLIDAGGKRARPGVALLVFRACGGKDPHDIVDIATALELIHSASLLHDDIIDGGGVRRGKASALERFGLSDTLVAGDFLFGRAFALCGRFEERVIAWATEACISLTEGEVMQGRFRRNPAVTAEDYLEIISRKTASLFSQGARLGAYLAGAPTDVVERLASCGYCVGMAFQIVDDLLDVEGDGELTGKPVGVDLKEGNPSLPVVLALEANAEVKRVFQNAQATHQEVAAALQQIRLSGVLTEVKLRARTYGQQALASLADLQSSAYVDSLRCFIRRLVDRTA
- a CDS encoding uracil-DNA glycosylase, producing the protein MTADAARTQLRSIADSLQHYVEVLKEGGLNGLPRTPMSSPHAPPAARIQPAALAADRPSAPHPPADIDGQTLDSLAALRDAIGDCRRCKLCEHRTQIVFGVGDPHAELVFVGEGPGADEDLRGEPFVGRAGQLLTEIITKGMKMRREEVYIANVVKCRPPHNRNPEADEIAACEPFLRKQIALIQPRIIVALGAFAAQTLLQTKTPISRLRGVWHTYQDTKLMPTLHPAYLLRNPRDKRLAWQDIKAVLREMGRL
- a CDS encoding nodulation protein NfeD, which produces MSKHTAGSLCLVLCGVLLMSWGKAETRTARAAAQETAGQAQGVPLAGLRSSHISLIVVDATINPAVADFIRESIEQAAQQGALALIVQLDTPGGLLSSTKTIVKDLLDAPLPVIVYVAPGGSGAISAGVFITMAGTIAAMAPGTTIGAAHPVAGGGQDIEGDMREKVENFTASFSESIARRRGRNIEWAEQAVRESVAITETEALEKQVVDLVASDVQDLLRQVSGRTVEVGSTEQTLNFAAAQGPGGSFYVVRQEMRLKHKVLNILAHPQIAYLLMMAGILGLYLEFSNPGLLFPGLVGALCLILALTAFQVLPINYTGLVLIFLGLALLITELFLPSFGILGVGGLVAFVMGSLFLFDSPDAELAPDRGVIFGAALGVGLFILIAGSLSMQAYRRRPVTGTEGLIGELGEVRERLAPRGKVWLHGEYWNAESDEDDIEAGQAVRVVDVAHMVLKVHRATWG
- a CDS encoding slipin family protein codes for the protein MATFFLIALVILISGIKILSEYERGVIFRLGRLVPYRGPGIIYVIPFIERMVRVDMRTLTLDVPSQDVITRDNVSVKVNAVLYFRVLDPSKALVEIENYLFATSQLAQTTLRSVCGQAELDELLSERDKINTDLQEIVDTQTDPWGIKVSLVEVKHIDLPQEMQRAIARQAEAERERRAKVINAEGEFQAAQRLADASGIIEEHPIALQLRYLQTLSEVASENNSTTLFPVPIDLLQPFLSRTGSGQDQTA
- the queA gene encoding tRNA preQ1(34) S-adenosylmethionine ribosyltransferase-isomerase QueA; this encodes MRLSDFDYQLPPELIAQEPVRERSSSRLLVLDRRQTGLAHHRFADLPSVLPPRSLLVLNDTRVVPARLLGHKETGGQLEVLLVRREPGQAEVWDVLCRGGQHVRAGARVVFSDELRAEWKTAPQAGRGKLEFFSGADLRQLLERHGRLPLPPYIKRPAGERSADRQQYQTVYARTPGALAAPTAGLHFTQALLDRLVEHGVETAFLTLHVGLGTFQPVRVERVEEHAMEQEEFSISDATARRINRAKTQGRSVVAVGTTTTRALESACDPAGQVQAGRRQTGLFIYPGFRFRVIDGLITNFHLPRSTLLMLVSAFAGREWVLRAYAEAVAQGYRFYSYGDGMLIV
- the tgt gene encoding tRNA guanosine(34) transglycosylase Tgt, translating into MFRFSVTHTDSHTRARLGCMMTAHGRVQTPAFMPVATQATVKAMTPRELREIGAEIILANAYHLYLRPGLERIEQAGGLHRFMAWDGPILTDSGGFQVFSLKSLCRLSEQGVEFRSHLDGSAHLLTPESVIRAQERLGVDIAMVLDECPPAQVSFAEAERAQALTLRWAERAQAARTRDDQAVFGIVQGGVFPELREHSARALVELGFCGYAIGGLSVGEDPAVTHAIAAHTVRFLPAARPRYIMGVGTPAQLVRYVALGCDMFDCVMPTRNARNGSLFTRTGRLNIRRAEFASDPRPVEEGCGCYTCQHFSRAYLRHLAVAGEILSARLNTIHNLYFYQSLMRTMRTALAAGRFADFARPFLADPEPAADAEAAPSEKGEALWEV